From a region of the Malania oleifera isolate guangnan ecotype guangnan chromosome 12, ASM2987363v1, whole genome shotgun sequence genome:
- the LOC131144999 gene encoding uncharacterized protein LOC131144999: MPLSRQPSFSPSLDCSTSGDFPDIAAKITNDFAQKLTVADDSDLNEVREAIQDDQESLREIEECESHIDDDDYDEDCEFSFFPNGEDFSLVSAEDIFCDGQIRPVYPIFNRDLLSADGAHDPEPSNSNASSLRPPLRKIFLEQRDPQATSSSTEPENDPAGPYCVWSGKAVDASPGACKKSNSTGFSKLWKFRDLKVRSSSDGKDAFVFLNKRSEKNVKIEKPEASMEKESSGNGDGSSGRTTAKGAKPETTSSAQKRRNPVPKARRSYLPYKQDILGFFTNVNGMSRNVHPF; this comes from the coding sequence ATGCCGTTGAGTCGACAGCCATCCTTCTCTCCCAGCTTGGATTGTTCTACTTCCGGCGACTTCCCAGACATTGCCGCCAAGATTACCAATGATTTCGCCCAAAAACTCACCGTCGCCGACGACTCCGATCTTAACGAAGTTCGGGAGGCAATTCAAGATGATCAGGAATCACTCCGCGAGATTGAAGAATGCGAAAGCCATATCGACGACGACGATTACGACGAAGATTGCGAGTTCTCTTTCTTTCCCAACGGTGAGGATTTTTCACTGGTTTCTGCCGAAGATATCTTCTGCGACGGCCAGATCCGGCCCGTTTACCCGATATTCAACCGAGATCTGCTCTCCGCGGACGGCGCTCACGATCCTGAGCCTTCCAACTCGAACGCCTCCTCTCTTCGGCCTCCCCTGAGAAAAATCTTCTTAGAACAGCGGGATCCTCAGGCGACCTCGTCATCGACGGAGCCGGAAAACGATCCGGCCGGTCCATACTGCGTGTGGTCCGGAAAGGCGGTGGACGCGTCGCCGGGCGCTTGCAAGAAGAGCAACTCCACCGGATTTTCGAAGCTTTGGAAGTTCCGAGACCTGAAAGTCCGGAGCAGCAGCGACGGCAAGGACGCCTTCGTGTTCTTGAACAAGAGGTCCGAGAAGAACGTGAAAATTGAAAAACCTGAGGCTTCGATGGAGAAGGAAAGTTCCGGTAATGGAGACGGTTCCAGTGGGAGAACGACGGCGAAGGGAGCAAAACCCGAAACGACGTCGTCGGCTCAAAAAAGGAGGAATCCAGTACCGAAGGCGCGGAGGTCGTATCTGCCGTACAAGCAGGATATACTTGGGTTCTTCACCAACGTTAACGGGATGAGCAGGAACGTCCATCCCTTCTGA